In the genome of Desulfovibrio sp. Huiquan2017, the window TAGACCAGGGTCAGGGTCCCGGCCAGGTCGCCTTCGGCCTGTTCCCATTCGCGCTGGACCAGGGTGTTGCGGATGAGGTCACGGATAGCTTCGGAGCGGGTCTGATAGCTGCGCTCCTCGCAATGCTGATCGAATTTTTCAAGTAGGTCGGAGTCAAGAGACACGCCGAATCGAATGGTCTTGCCCATAGTGTCCTCCATTATCGGGGAATGGTGATTTCCCACAAGTTTACCGTGGCGTCCTGGCCGCACAGGGCGACCTTCTCCACGGTCAATTTCTCGGTTGCGAACCCCTCGGCCTCAAGCCGCTCCCAGACGGGCCGGGACACGGTGCGCACGGGCTCGCCGATCCAGATGCGTCCGCCCGGCGCGAGCGCGTGACGGAAGAGCCGGATCAGCGGATCGAAGAACCGCTTTTCATAAAGCACGTCTCCGCCCCAGATAAAATCGAAAGCGCCGGGCCTGACGGCGGGATGCCGCCAATCCATGAGCAGCCAGAGGGGCTGGGGCACGTTGTTGAGCGCCGCGTTGCGCCTGGCGAAGCGCACGGCGGGCCACTCGTAGTCGAAGGCCGCCACCCGCGCGCCGACGGAGGCCGCAATTATGCCGGTCAGACCGAGCCCGCAGCCGATGTCCAGGCAAGTCCGGCCACTCAAACGGTCCGCGTTGCGCAGGATGTGCCGTCCCAACAATACGCTGGCGGGCCAAACCTCGGCCCAGTAAGGCAGCCGCTCGTCCTCGTCCAGATCGCCCTCGTCCATGGCGTCCCAGAGCGCCTCCATGTCGGCGGCGCGGTCGAGCAGCCAAACGCGGCCGCCCACCGCCACCTCCACGCGGGAGCCGGGGTCGGGCTCGCCGAAGCGGCCCACAAGGGGGGATATGAACGAGGCATCACTCATACGCAGCGACGAGGATACCCCTGCTTCGTAACATGGTCAACCGCCATCGTAATACCTTTTATGCCGCTCATATAAAATAAGTATGACGTTACAAGATACGAGCTCTTGCTCAATCACCCGAAAACATGGGGCTATTTTGAACCGCGACAAACCGGGTTCGTCAGCTTTTTGGCGAAAAGGAACGTCCGTCGGTGATTAAGTGATCAAACCATGAAAGTGTCATTATTTTTACTGTTTTCAACAGTATCATCCCATGGTAAAGACAAGCGATCACAAACTTGAAAACCCCCTTTTCCAAGCTAAGGAGAGAGATATGATTCCCGAAGATCTGTTGTATGCAAAAACCCACGAGTGGGTCATGGTCGAGGGCGACATCGCCACCGTGGGCATCACCCAGTTCGCCCAGGAGCAGCTGGGTGACCTGACCTTCGTGGAGCTGCCCGAGGTGGGCGACACCTTCGAGGCGGGCGCGGAGATGGGTTCCGTCGAATCCGTCAAGGCCGCCAGCGAAATCTACGCCCCGGTCAGCGGCGAGGTCATCGAGGTCAACGCCGAGCTCGAAGACGCGCCGGAAAAGGTCAACGAAGAACCCTATGGCGCGGGCTGGATGCTCAAGTTCCGGATCAAGGGCGACCCCGAGGGGTTGCTGGACGCCGAGGGATACGCCGCTGTGGTCGAATCCGAGGCCCACTAGCTTTGACGCCGACGGGGCCGGGGCGCAGGTCTCGGCCCTTTTCTTTTTTCTCCTATTAACCGAGCAGGTTTCATCATGCCGTTTGTACCGCATACCGAAGACGAAGTGCGCGAGATGCTCGCCACCATCGGCGTGGATTCCGTGGAGGATCTCTTTGCCGAGATCACCCCGGACATGCGCCCCAAGAGTTTCGACCTCCCCGAGGGGCTGAGCGAGATGGAGGTCCTCTCCAAGCTGGAGGGCCTGGCCGCCAAGAACGCCATCAACAGCGTCAGCTTTCTGGGCGCGGGTTTCTACGACCACTATATCCCGGCCGCCGTGGACGCCCTGAC includes:
- a CDS encoding 50S ribosomal protein L11 methyltransferase; translated protein: MSDASFISPLVGRFGEPDPGSRVEVAVGGRVWLLDRAADMEALWDAMDEGDLDEDERLPYWAEVWPASVLLGRHILRNADRLSGRTCLDIGCGLGLTGIIAASVGARVAAFDYEWPAVRFARRNAALNNVPQPLWLLMDWRHPAVRPGAFDFIWGGDVLYEKRFFDPLIRLFRHALAPGGRIWIGEPVRTVSRPVWERLEAEGFATEKLTVEKVALCGQDATVNLWEITIPR
- the gcvH gene encoding glycine cleavage system protein GcvH; its protein translation is MIPEDLLYAKTHEWVMVEGDIATVGITQFAQEQLGDLTFVELPEVGDTFEAGAEMGSVESVKAASEIYAPVSGEVIEVNAELEDAPEKVNEEPYGAGWMLKFRIKGDPEGLLDAEGYAAVVESEAH